The genomic DNA ACTGCAAAGTCCGTCTCAGTTCCAGGTGTAACAACTGCAGGCCATTCAAATAACCCCGGCACACGAATGCCGCCTTCCAGAAGAGAACGTTTACGCCCCGACAATATTCCAGCCGACCCCGGAGCTGAGTTTGCCTGACCTTCGGGACCATTATCTGAACAGAACCAGAGCATTGTATTCTGATCGACCTGCAGATCTCGCAACGATTTGCGCAAACGTCCAACTTGATCATCAAGTGCAGAAACACAGCCGTAGTAATTCCGCTCGTACGTACTCGCTTCAGGATAAATCTGCTGATACTTGCGATCTGCGACAACGGGCAAATGCGGTGCATGAAACCAGATCACCGCAAAGAAGGGCTGATGATTTTTTGTCGCATTTTCGATGAAGGGAATCGCACGATCCATGATCAGCTGGGAGTCGTCGCCGGATAAATCATCCGCAACAATTTCTCCCCGTTCGTTCCAGTAATGAGTGCCGTAAATCTTCGAGTCTGCTCGCGGAACAAGAGGATCCCAGGCTTTGCCGTTATTTTTGACTGGAGCAATCAGCGGATCGAAAGTCGGTACTTTGGATTCGGTCACAAAGCAGACATCATATCCATGCTGCTGAGGTGGCGAGATGTGCTGCTTATTTTTGGGTCCACCACGATTGGCATCTTTGATTTCCGTCGTCAACGTTCCCAGATGCCACTTCCCGAAATGTCCGGTGGCATAACCGACTTCGTGCAGCAATTCCGGCAATGCGATTTCTTCCTGCTTCAAATGACCGACATTCGCGGTGTAAATCCCATAACGATAGGGATGCCGCCCTGTCAGACAGGAGCCCCGCGTCGGGCTACAAACCGGAGCCGCTGCGTAAAAGCGTGTGAACTTCAATCCGGCAGCCGCCATCTCCGAAAGATGGGGCGTCTTAATGGGGGAGTCTTCATTGAAGCATGTCAGATCGCCATACCCAAGGTCGTCAGACATCATCAGGATAATATTGGGTACACTTATTTTTTCTGCAGAAAGTGCTGTATTTGCTGAACCAATTGTTGGATGCAATGTCCATGCAGCCAGTATGAGTGCAGTTATTCTGTGTAGTAAATATCGATAATTCTCGTATTGAGCATTCCGGGGCAGAGTCAGTTTCCAAAGCATATTGGCTCCTTAGAGTGTGAATTGATCAATGACGCCGGGAATCTCTGATATGGAGTATCCGAGACAGGCATCAGCCGGTCAATCAAATGCCAGGAGTTTCTGTGATTAAACGGGAAGACACATGAAACGTAACAAGAAAAGCGTCGCCAATCTCATGGATCGTCGTGGCACTGGAAGCAAACCGATTTTTGGTATTGCACACATCCGGGAAGCAAAAAATGAATTGCACTGATTGGAGAATTGGGCCGACCAGGCCAGTCGGCAGATCGTCACCAGTGTGCCCATGGGAGCAACGTACGGTAGAGGATAAACGCACGCTTGCAGACAGGGTAAGAATTCAAGTCGATTAGGTGTGCGACAGAATGGATGAGCAGAACGCACAAAATAAGAAAAAGTGAGAACCTGAATTAGTATTTCATTTGCAGCTGTTGAATGGACGATATCGTCCACCCTCACGTTTACTCTTTCGGGATGGATGGAAGGCTTTGCAAAGGAGATGGGCGTAGTCGAAACAAGCCAACCAGGCAATAAGGCACCGGGGGAACGCTTTCTGGTAAAAAGCACCTAATTTCATAGACTCTCAATGCACCGGAAGTGTCGTTCAATGATCCGACTCAAGAGTTCTTTTGTGGTAAATCACCGGGTGACCTATTTCTTCCAATGCACTTGAATTTCGCTTTTATTGGAATGGAGCCTTCGCTAACGTTTGCCTGCTTCGATGTGATGAAGAACCCTCAAGTTGAAAACGATTTCGAAAGATATCGCCAACAATTGAATGAGTGTTTCCGGCCTGCGGAGTAGAAGAGAGCTTGGTAGCATATTGTGATTCAAGCTTGATCCTTGCGTCGAAGGCGTAAATCTTCCTGCCCCAGCGTCTCCAATTTGGACTCCAGGTCTGCGATCGTTGACTCAAGCTCCTGCACTTGTTTCTGGAGCTGATCGATCACCGGAGCGACGGCCTTCTGCGGAAAACGCTTGTGGATATGCTGTGGACAGTTGATGTCCCAAGCCTCGATCTCAAAGAGGATGACACGTTCAATCTTGCCGGGGTAATCTGAGTCTCGAAGTTTCTCTTCAAGGACATCATCCCCTTCGACAACTCTTGCATTGCCCCACAACTTAATGCGGCGACTGTGAACGTAGTCCATTAGAAAGATGAAAGCCCTGGAATTCTCAGAGAGATTTCCCACGCTGATGTACTGCTGATTGCCACCGAAGTCAGCGAATCCAAGTGTCTTTTCATCGATGGCTTTCAGAAATCCCGGTGGTCCACCCCGGTATTGAATGTAAGGCTGTCCTGCACTGTTCGCTGTTCCCAGATAGAACATATCGAGTTCAGAAAGGAATGATTTCAGATCAGGTGTCACAATCGTTTTCCAGCCGTGTTGTTCGACTTTGGCATAACTTTGACGTGATCCCTTTTCGGATTGGATCGCTTTCACTGCCGAGGTAAACGCCACATCGCTTGGATAGCTTGTCATCGGATTCACTCCTTACCTGAAATAACCCGGTTGCGAACAGAAATAGATTGTCATTCATGGCAGAGGGCCGGTGAATTTGTTGTTCACCGGCCCTAGCAGTACATGAATCGTCAAACAGAGACTGCTTCCACCTTTGGGAAATCAATTTCAGTTTTTGCGACGTTATTGAAGAAATTCGTCAACACACTGAGGCTGATGTGAGCGATGACTTCTGCAACTTCTCCTTCGGAGTACCCTTCAGCAAGAAACTGATCGAGATCCGAATCGTCGATTTGACCGTTTGATTCGAGAACTCGATGCACGAATTGCAGAAGTGCATCAGCCTTCGAGTCGCTCGCATGACCATTGCGGCTTTCGATGATTTGGCTTGGATTCAATCCGACCATTTTTCCAATGGCTGAGTGGGCAGCGAGGCAATATCCGCAGCCATTATGCTCAGCGACAGTCAGGGCGATCCTTTCTCGGTCCTTGGCCGAAAGTGTACCTTGGCTCAAAGACTCATTGAGACTGAGGTAGCCAGCGAGGGCAGACGTCGAGTGGCCAAGCGTTTGCATGAGATTGGGGACACGCCCCAGTTTGGTTTTGACCTGCTCAAACAGTACCTGAGTTTTGCCAGTTGCAGTTTCAGCGAGTAGAGGGTTGATACGTGACATGGTCGTTCTCCTGAAAAAAAGGTTAGAAAGCAGACTTATATGCCTGCGTGGTTCAATACTTGGATGTAAGGTCAGGCGACATTGGGAATGCCAGCGTCGTCTTCCGGTCGTGGACCTGGGGCTGACCAATGGAACTTGCGTTGCACTTCCTCGATGGCGACATCATTGATGCTGGCATCTCGACGCTGCATCAGTCCTTCATCATCGAATTCCCAGAGTTCGTTTCCGTAAGCTCGATACCACTGGCCATCAGCATTGTGGTACTCGTATTGGAAACGGACGGCGATCTTGTTGTCGGTGAAACTCCAGAGGGATTTGGTGAGGCGATATTCGAGTTCCTTTTCCCACTTGTCGGCAAGAAACTCTCGAATCTGCTCACGACCACGGACGAACTGACTTCGGTTTCTCCATTCGGAGTCATCCGAGTAAGCCAGCGAAACACGATGTGGGTCACGGCTGTTCCAGGCATCCTCGGCGGCACGAACTTTGGCGACGGCAGTTTCGAACGTGAACGGCGGTCGAATTGAAGTTGTCGATTGCATTTCATTTCCTTTTGCTAATGGGGTTTTGATCTTGCTGTCTGGGCCGTTCTCGACTAACGGCCTGTACGTTGAGGGAGCCCTACCGGGCCAGTTGCTTGCCAAGGAAGTCACGGATGAGTACGGCGATATAACAGAGGACACATGGTCGTCTACGACGGATCGTCATTCGCAAGCCTCATAAGCCGTCTACGAGCAGACTCAAGTGAATCTACTAACGCCGCACCACCATGTTCGTCATTCTCGGCAGCAACGATCTCCAAATCGTTCACGCCGATGAAGCGGAGCACTGTCCGCAAATGTGGATCAAGGTGATTGAGAGATCCATTTCGACCACCGGGACCGTAACCGCCATCTCCCCGTGAGATGACTGCAATCATTCGTTTGTCGTGAACGAGCGGTGTATATGTCGATTCTCCGTTGTCGGGATTGAATAAAAATGTCCGACCTACACGCACAATTTGATCGATATAGGCTTTGAAACCGCTCGGCATCCCAAAATTGTAGAAAGGAATCCCGGCGACTATGGAATCAGCTTCGAGAATCTCGTCTACCAATACGTCACTCAATTGCAAGGTATCTTGCATTGCTTGACTGCGTTCATCAGGTTGGGCAAACGCTGCTGCAATCCACTCTTCTGTCACATGCGGCAATGGGTTTCGTCCAATGTCACGATAGGTCACGGTGCCGTCTGGGTGGCTGTCCCGCCATCTTTGAACAAAGTGGGCTGTCAGGCGACGTGTGTGAGACCGGTCGTTACGGGGACTTGAATCAATATGAAGTAGATGAGGCATTTCATTCTCCTTTCTGATGAGAATTGGCCAGGAAAGCGTTCACTCAATTCGACAACTTGAATCGCTTTGATTCGCAGTCAGGTCGTAGCCGGTGAGTTTGCCATCACCTTGGCAGTATTCGGAATCACACCGAATGCTTGCTCTACGGTATCGAGCAGTTCTTTGGTGCGGCCTTGGGCGGATTCTGGGTTCACGGAATTGAGGCGTTGAATTGATCTTCTCCTAAGCTTGTAAACAGGTTTCTGGTTAGCCAGGCAACACGCCCGATCAAGATGAAGTACAGACAGGTCTGTCTTGTTGTGTCAAAAGAAATGAGTTGGCTATTTACTTGGTCAATTGCTTGCCAAGGAAATTGCGAATCAGCACACTGATTTTTGTTCCATCTTCTTCGAGGGCAAAATGCCCCGTATCAAGAAGATGAAACTCCAGGTTCTTGAGATCACGTTTGTAGGGATACGCTCCCGCCGCTGGGAAAATTGCGTCATTCTTCCCCCACACGATCAGTGTCGGTGGTTGATGTTTGCGAAGATATGCTTGCCAATTGGAATACAGCGGTGGATTGCTGCCGTAGCTATGGAATAGAGCCAACTGAATCTCCTGGTTGCCGGGGCGATCCAAGAGCGGTTGAACATGTCCCCAAGTGTCGGGGCTTATCGTCTCAACATTGCGAACCCCGTAGGTGTATTGCCACTTTGTCGCATCGAGTGTCAGCAGAGATCGCAGCTTGTCGCCTTGTTCTTTTGTACGTTTCTTCCAGTACGACTTGATCGGTTTCCAGAATTCGTTGTCGATGCCTTCCGCATACGCATTGCCATTTTGAACGATCAGCGTTTCAACTCTTTCGGGATGCTTTACAGCGAGCCGGAAACCGACTGGTGCCCCGTAGTCCATCAGGTAGATGGAATACTTCGTCAGCCCGACCTTCTCCGTGAACTTATCCACAACATTCGCCAAATTCTCGAACGTGTACTCGAACTCATCGACGGTAGGCATGGAACTGTATCCAAAGCCTGGGTAGTCGGGAGCAACTACGTGGTATTTGTCAGCCAGTGCCGGAATCAGATTGCGAAACATGTGCGATGAAGTCGGAAATCCGTGCAGCAGCAGGACCGTAGGAGCATCCTTGCGACCCGCCTCCCGGTAGAAAATGTCGAGGCCGTCGATTTTCACCGTGCGGTAGTGAACCTGGTGGTTTGAGTGTTGAGTGTTCTCCGCATGTGCAAACGAGCCGATGGAAAAGAGGACAGCGAGAGCCAGTGCGGAAAGTTTCGTTTTGAAAATAGTCATGGTTCAGTCTCCAAATCAAGAAGGTTTCAGTAATAGAATTATTGGTTTCAAGTCAGAGTGCTGAGAGTTGCTCGACGGCTTCCTCGGCGCTCCAAAGGTCGCTGGCGAGAAAACGGAAGTTCGTCATCGCCGCTTCGTAGCCGTCGTAACCGGGAACTTGGGCAGCAGCGGTGGCATCGCCGACAACAGCGACTTCGAAGCCCTGCTCCAGAAGCTCTCGAAGATGAGACTCGACGCACAGATTGGCCGACATCCCAGCGAGGATCACTTGATCGATTCCTCGTTTACGAAGTTGGAGAACGAGGTCATTGGTCTCAGGACCATAGATCTTGTGCGGGCTGGTAATAACGGTCTCGCCATCATTGATGAATGGTTTGTACTGCTCCAGCCAATCCGCTCCTGATCCTGTGAAATCCGTGAGATCAAGAGCGCTGGGGCGGTCGAACATCTTGATGTCGTGCATCAGACGCTCCAACGCCCCCTCGAAATGCCACTTGTGATCTTGGGGGTAGTAGTAATGTGGACTGATAAACAGCGGAACGTCATTTTCTTTCGAGGCGGCCAACAACTGACCGATGTTCTCAACCGTTTTGTTTTCTGTGACGTTCTGGCCAACGACGCCCCACGTAACGCCCTGCGGGCTCAGGAAATCGTTCTGAGGGTCAGTGACGACCACGGCGACGTTGCTTTTGTGTAGTTCCAAACCGGGTCGAGGTATTGCGGCATCAGTTCTGCGACCAGAACCATAAACGACACTGGGTTGGTCAGCGTTTGCAGTTGTCGAGTCAGACATGCTAGTTCTCCTTATTTATACAGACAGGTCTGTATTGTAAGTGGTAAAAAAAAGAGAGGGTTTACTTGCGTTTACGCGAACTTTTCGAGACGAGCATCAGAGCAGCATCCCGAGCGACATCAGCCGGTTCAATGGACTGTTGCATAACAGCGGTGACAATTGCTCCTTCGACCATCAACGCAATTGCTGGAGCCACCATATCCGCCTTAGTAGTTCCTGCGTATTCGGCGATATTCTGTTTCAACATTTCATAGAATCGTTCCTTATGCTGGGCCGAGAACTTTGAGGCGGCGTGTTCCGCATCCGCTAACTCGACATTCGAATTGATAAACATGCAGCCCCGAAAGCCGGGGCTTTTGAACCAGTCTTTCAGGGCGGCGAAGAAGGCTTCCAGTCCGTCCATTCCCGCCTTGCGGTGTCGCTCCATCCACTTTTCGAACATGGCGTCAAACTTCGCCTCACGAAACTCAAGTACGGCGAGAACCAGGTCGTCTTTCGAAGGGAAGTGGTTGTAGAGCGTCATCTTGGCCACACCCGCCTCGGCAATAATGCGGTCGATGCCGACCGCTTGAATGCCTTCGGCATATAACAACTGTTCGGCTGTCTCGATCAGTCGCTGGCGGGCGTCGGATTTTCGGGTTCGTGTCTTGCTCATGCCTAAAGTATACAGACCTGTCTGTTCTTGTCAACCTCGAAAATCAGAATTCTTTGTAGATCGGCCAGAGTGTCGTTTGCTTCTTGATTATGCGAGTGACCGTGTGAATTTCGAAAGGTCCAGGCGAGTGAGCACATTGCCTGGATACTTCGAACTGAAAGGAACCAGTGGCTCTGTACCTTATCGGATCGAACCAGTCATCGGAACACCGATGCAACTTTCGCCCCGAAGAGCTTCAACATGCCACTCAATCGGCCTCCGCTGATGTCTCAATGGCAAACGTACGTTTTTTATTCCTACATGGCAATTTGCACTGGCATGATGTTTCTCGCAGGTGGTCTTGCCACTATTCCTCTGGGTCTGTGCGGTGCGGGCGCTGTTGCGAACAACCATCGCAGCAAAGGTCACAATGTCTTCAATCCGTACATGAAGTTGTTGCCGCTTGATTTGGTCAATGCGTCACCACCACCGCCTTGGAATGATGGCGGTCTGACGTCTGTTTCGGGACGCAACTAAGCAATGATGTAGCCACATTCGTCACTACGAGATACGAAGAACAGCAGCGATCGCACAGAGGTGACGGACAACTTGTTCGTCGATGACACGACCGACGAGAGTTTCGATTTGACCCCAGTAAAGATAGCCTGCCTCAAGTTCGCCGTTCTTTGGAGCATCAGGCTCACGCGAGTAAGCCTCCGACAGCCAGGAGTCGAGTCGTTGACGCTGGTCGGATATCTCTGTTTCAATTCTCGTTTGCACGTCTCTCCTGAGACAAATAACTCTGGCGGTAACGAGGCCGCCACCAAAAAACTCGATTTCACAACCCGCGTCATCGGCGGCTCCAGTTCACCACTTTGTTATCGCTCGCTACGCTCTGCAATAATTTCAGCGTAGTAAGGACGCAAGGCCGTTGCTAATAGATGGATGTGGATCAAGACACCAATCCCTGCACCGATGCCTCCAATGAATGGAATCGGCGATGACTCAAGCAGCCATTGTTTCCACGGCCCTTCCGGAAGGAATTCCAAGCACAGGAATCCAATCAAGCATGCGATCGCGGCACTGCCGATCACAATCAAGAATGAGCGAGTCCACAAACGCGGGCGCTCCGAGCGGAGTTGTCGCCACGCCTTCGTGTGGACGCTGTCACGATACTCTTGAGATGGTAGGGCGGCGAGTTCTGGAGTTTGGCCGAAATAGAAGTAAACGTTCATTGATCACCTTCCAAATGGGAAGTCACTCGAAATTGTTTGAGTTGCTGAATGCGAATTATACAGTTGATGGTGGACAATGTGTGATGGCGAAAAATCAACATGTTTACGTCCGATCATCAATGTTCCTTATTAAGATGCGGATCGAAATAGAATACGTCAGTCGGATAGGGTAAGCGTCATCCGCGAGGTTGGCCCATACTCGATTAGCCACCTTTGCTGGCGGCCTCCATGGCGGCTTGAGCTTCCGTGCACTTGCCGGCAAACAACAAATCGGTTGCCATTTGGAGTTGTTTCATGCGGTTGGGATCTCGCGCATAGCGTTTTTTGAGTTGATACAGCGTTACAGGGAGCCGCAAGTCTTTCGGACCATACGGCAACTGCGATTTGGCGTTTCTTTGGACATGTTCCAGATAGCGATATCCAGACGCCTTTGTTGGTTCGATGACCGTTCCTTCGCCGTAGTCATTCCAAGTCGCGATTTGGATGATTTGTGAGTTGCTCTTTTGGGCGAGGGCGAAGGTTTCGGCGAATGTTTGTCCGTTGCGAGCATCGATCGAGCCGTAGCTGTCGTGCAGTTGTGCTTGTTTGTAGATGTCGCGGAACGCCGGGAACGCGACCGAAATAACCGATTCTCGTGCGTACAGGGAAGTCAGGTATTGACGCCAAACCATTGGAGTTATTTCGTGACCGCCGGTAACAGGCGGCCAGCCAAACGCACCATCCAATCCCATTTCTTTTGAGAGATGTGGAAGAGCGTAAAGCAGCGGGCGATGTTGAAGACCGGATAAGAGTTGGACCCATTGATCCTTCGTGAAGTATTGAGGACCGAAGACAAGCAAAATCGGGCGCCCATCGATTTTGACATACGCGTCATCGTCAAACCAATTCTCGGCGAGCCACTTCAGAACCATTTGGCCGTGTGCCACATCACGTTGCTTCGGCAAGGCCTTTTCTTCGATCATATGTTTGATGGTTTGATCTTCGTAGCAGACCGCAAACTGCAGCCCGGCCTTGTTGAGGTGTTTGACCAAATGCTCGGAGTTGCGGTGTATTTCAGCATAGTCGCGGAACTTTTCGATGCCGTACCAGTCGATGATCACGCCATCGATTCCCGCAAATTTCATCAGCAGCACGTGGCATTCCAAAGCGTCAGGATCGTTGGAGTCGTAGAGGTCGATCAGCGGATAATCGTGTGAAGCAACTTCGCGCTGGCCATTCGATTTGACGGTGTCCGGATTGAAGTGGTTCATCGTCCAATGCCAACCCCAGTAACCGCTGGCCGTCTTTGAAGCGTACCACGGCATGTAATGAACCAGCACGGTTTTGTCGCGGCTTTGAGCGTAGAGATCGGGTGTAAGGCCGAGCGCCGTGATGAGGACGCAGAGGCATGAGGAAAGGATTCGACTGTTCATAGTGGTGGATTGGGTTGTGATGGCTAACGTCTGCCGTAACCGGGAACGAACGGAAGAGTTTGTTTTTAGTTGCCGCGCAAATGAGTGCTCCGGTTCACGGCTTTGTTCTATCAGGTTCGCCGACCTTGGCATCTTTCAGTCGGATCTGAGCCCCTCCGACACATTTCCCAGACGCATCATCGCGTACCTGTATGTGAATAACGGAGTCGTCAACAAAGTCAGTTGACTGGCATCCCACAGAAAATCGAACGACATCAGTCTTACTCTCTCCCTCCATTTGTCGCAACGGAAATCTACCGATCCCTTGATTTGCTTTTCGCAGATCACAAGTTGCATAGTCTCTCAGGCCCGGACGGTCGCACTGAATATCGAGCCAGAACGTATTTCGGTCTGCATGCGGATAAACGCGTTTGACGAGGACAAGTTGAATCGGAGTCGTCGTTGACAAGTCATCGGAAGTGGTGTTCGACGCCACAGCCAATGAGCCTGCGACAAGCAGGGCCGCAGCGAAGATACCGAATGCATTGAATAACTCATGACACTCTTGTATTTCAGAGGGATTTGCCACTCAATTCACTATTTAAAGCGGAGTGCCGCGATTAATCGGCACACCAATCATGCTGCCATTGAAAACCATGCCCCCATCGACGAAGCCCTGAAAATCGAATTCCACCCGTTTACCGGTGCGAATTTTTGTTGTTTGAACCGCCAGAACCAGACGGGAGTTCGGGAAGACGGATTTACGAAAGCGGACATCTTCCATCCCGCCAAAGCCGAGATATTCTCCACCGAGCAAATCGAACTTGCGGGCATAAAACCCCGCCAGTTGAGCCGCGCATTCGCAGAGAATGACACCAGGCATTAATGGAAAACCGGGCATATGGCCAGTGCACCAGAATTCTTTATCGGTGACATCTTTATAGCCAACCAGACCATTGGTTTCGCGATCGACATACACAACAGCCGTCAGCTGCTCCATTTCGTGTCGCTGCGGATTGATTTTACGAATGTCATCAATCGTGTAGAGTGGATTGTCGAAGTCTAAATTTTCGATGTCGTAAAGAGGGCGAGGCGGCATGGCCGTGGCTCCTTTCTGTTGGCCAATATTTATTGAACTGTCAAACAGTCCGATGTCAGCCAGTTCACAATTATCACTGCAATTTGCAGTTTTTTGTCGCGGTTTTTGATAGCTTAAACCCAGTTTTAATCCATCACCCGCTACATATTCGATGAAACGCCTATAATAGAGAACATAGAATATAAGTTCACGCACGAAAATGCGAATCCTCAGCCAGTCTCTCCAAAATTCATAGGAAATCAGTTCTGTGACAAGCTTGCGTCGACTCCTCCTGCTCTCTGCACTGATTTGCGGTTGTACACAGGAACAAGCACTACAGTCTCCAGTCCCGGATGTGCCTGTCCAAACCAATACCATTGGCATGAAATTTGTCACCATCCCGGCTGGTGAATTTCTGATGGGGGCTCCTGAGACGGACCTGAAAGCCGAAGAGGACGAAAAACCGCAGCACCGGGTCGTTATTACTCAAGACTTCCATCTCGGACAGTTTGAAGTAACCCAGGCTCAATATGCCGAAGTGATGGGTAATAATCCCAGCGAATTTTCAAAAGGAGGACGCGAGGCCGATGCCGTTAAAAATCTGCAGACGGATCAATTCCCGGTTGAATTCGTCAACTGGTATGAAGCCAATCTCTTCTGCAAAAAAATCTCCGAACTCCCCGCAGAAAAGGCTGCCGGCCGGAGTTATCGACTTCCCACCGAAGCCGAGTGGGAATACGCCTGCCGGGCCGGCACAACGACACGATTTAGTTTCGGAAAAGAACCTGACCCCCGATATGCTAATTATTTAGGAGATATTGGACATCCCCGGCCTGTCGGTTCTTATCCCCCCAATCCATTCGGCCTGTACGACATGCACGGCAACGTCCTGGAATGGTGCTCCGACTGGCATGTCGACGATTATTTTCAGCACTCTCCCGTTGAGGACCCAACCGGACCGGAAGAACCGATCGAGGACGCCCGAGTCCTCCGCGGCGGCGGCCATGGCTTCAAAGCTGCCAGCTCTTCGTTTCGAGACAGCATTCTGCCCAATCGTCGAGGTAACTCACACGGGTTTCGAGTGGTGATGGAAGTGGAAAGAGTTATCAGCAATGAGGCGAGTCAATCAAATTGATTCTCTCTCAATGAGAAACGTCTTTCTCCTGGACACATTCGACACAATCAAAATCCCGAAAATGTGTAATTAACGATATTGACTTTGATGTTTCAACGTGGTGACTCAAAGTCCAGACCATTCGTCTCAGAAATTTGCTGACTTGAATTTTCGGTCATCTCATCCTGCAACATTGACGAACTTTCAGGAGAGAAAAATGGTAATAACAGAATTCCGGGAAGGCGATCGACTTGCTTTTCGTCGGAGTACTTCATTAAGCCAATCCGCATCTTTTCGTGGCCATACTCGGGTTGAGCTCGATAAGTTCCCATCAGGTAGTCCCACCAAGGTAGATTGAACCCAAAGTTACTGTTCGTTTCGCGATGAATGACTGAGTGATGCACCCGGTGCATGTCGGGAGTGACAATAAACCAACGCATCAGTTGATCCAACCAGCCAGCCATTTTGACATTGCTATGATTAAACATACTGGTTGCGTTGAGCAACACTTCAAAAATCAATACGGCCAGAGCTGGAGCACCAAGCAGAAGAACTA from Rubinisphaera italica includes the following:
- a CDS encoding sulfatase-like hydrolase/transferase, which encodes MLWKLTLPRNAQYENYRYLLHRITALILAAWTLHPTIGSANTALSAEKISVPNIILMMSDDLGYGDLTCFNEDSPIKTPHLSEMAAAGLKFTRFYAAAPVCSPTRGSCLTGRHPYRYGIYTANVGHLKQEEIALPELLHEVGYATGHFGKWHLGTLTTEIKDANRGGPKNKQHISPPQQHGYDVCFVTESKVPTFDPLIAPVKNNGKAWDPLVPRADSKIYGTHYWNERGEIVADDLSGDDSQLIMDRAIPFIENATKNHQPFFAVIWFHAPHLPVVADRKYQQIYPEASTYERNYYGCVSALDDQVGRLRKSLRDLQVDQNTMLWFCSDNGPEGQANSAPGSAGILSGRKRSLLEGGIRVPGLFEWPAVVTPGTETDFAVVTSDYLPTILDALQLEYPDNRPLDGISLLPLLQEKSLERKQPIGFQSGPQVAWMSGNHKIYTKDRGKKWQLYDLKADPEESLDLAAQEPELLKSMILAARQWQESCRKSDEEQDYK
- a CDS encoding pyridoxamine 5'-phosphate oxidase family protein, coding for MTSYPSDVAFTSAVKAIQSEKGSRQSYAKVEQHGWKTIVTPDLKSFLSELDMFYLGTANSAGQPYIQYRGGPPGFLKAIDEKTLGFADFGGNQQYISVGNLSENSRAFIFLMDYVHSRRIKLWGNARVVEGDDVLEEKLRDSDYPGKIERVILFEIEAWDINCPQHIHKRFPQKAVAPVIDQLQKQVQELESTIADLESKLETLGQEDLRLRRKDQA
- a CDS encoding carboxymuconolactone decarboxylase family protein; the encoded protein is MSRINPLLAETATGKTQVLFEQVKTKLGRVPNLMQTLGHSTSALAGYLSLNESLSQGTLSAKDRERIALTVAEHNGCGYCLAAHSAIGKMVGLNPSQIIESRNGHASDSKADALLQFVHRVLESNGQIDDSDLDQFLAEGYSEGEVAEVIAHISLSVLTNFFNNVAKTEIDFPKVEAVSV
- a CDS encoding nuclear transport factor 2 family protein, whose protein sequence is MQSTTSIRPPFTFETAVAKVRAAEDAWNSRDPHRVSLAYSDDSEWRNRSQFVRGREQIREFLADKWEKELEYRLTKSLWSFTDNKIAVRFQYEYHNADGQWYRAYGNELWEFDDEGLMQRRDASINDVAIEEVQRKFHWSAPGPRPEDDAGIPNVA
- a CDS encoding FMN-dependent NADH-azoreductase is translated as MPHLLHIDSSPRNDRSHTRRLTAHFVQRWRDSHPDGTVTYRDIGRNPLPHVTEEWIAAAFAQPDERSQAMQDTLQLSDVLVDEILEADSIVAGIPFYNFGMPSGFKAYIDQIVRVGRTFLFNPDNGESTYTPLVHDKRMIAVISRGDGGYGPGGRNGSLNHLDPHLRTVLRFIGVNDLEIVAAENDEHGGAALVDSLESARRRLMRLANDDPS
- a CDS encoding alpha/beta fold hydrolase, which codes for MTIFKTKLSALALAVLFSIGSFAHAENTQHSNHQVHYRTVKIDGLDIFYREAGRKDAPTVLLLHGFPTSSHMFRNLIPALADKYHVVAPDYPGFGYSSMPTVDEFEYTFENLANVVDKFTEKVGLTKYSIYLMDYGAPVGFRLAVKHPERVETLIVQNGNAYAEGIDNEFWKPIKSYWKKRTKEQGDKLRSLLTLDATKWQYTYGVRNVETISPDTWGHVQPLLDRPGNQEIQLALFHSYGSNPPLYSNWQAYLRKHQPPTLIVWGKNDAIFPAAGAYPYKRDLKNLEFHLLDTGHFALEEDGTKISVLIRNFLGKQLTK
- a CDS encoding cysteine hydrolase, giving the protein MSDSTTANADQPSVVYGSGRRTDAAIPRPGLELHKSNVAVVVTDPQNDFLSPQGVTWGVVGQNVTENKTVENIGQLLAASKENDVPLFISPHYYYPQDHKWHFEGALERLMHDIKMFDRPSALDLTDFTGSGADWLEQYKPFINDGETVITSPHKIYGPETNDLVLQLRKRGIDQVILAGMSANLCVESHLRELLEQGFEVAVVGDATAAAQVPGYDGYEAAMTNFRFLASDLWSAEEAVEQLSAL
- a CDS encoding TetR/AcrR family transcriptional regulator; translation: MSKTRTRKSDARQRLIETAEQLLYAEGIQAVGIDRIIAEAGVAKMTLYNHFPSKDDLVLAVLEFREAKFDAMFEKWMERHRKAGMDGLEAFFAALKDWFKSPGFRGCMFINSNVELADAEHAASKFSAQHKERFYEMLKQNIAEYAGTTKADMVAPAIALMVEGAIVTAVMQQSIEPADVARDAALMLVSKSSRKRK
- a CDS encoding glycoside hydrolase family 71/99-like protein, which gives rise to MNSRILSSCLCVLITALGLTPDLYAQSRDKTVLVHYMPWYASKTASGYWGWHWTMNHFNPDTVKSNGQREVASHDYPLIDLYDSNDPDALECHVLLMKFAGIDGVIIDWYGIEKFRDYAEIHRNSEHLVKHLNKAGLQFAVCYEDQTIKHMIEEKALPKQRDVAHGQMVLKWLAENWFDDDAYVKIDGRPILLVFGPQYFTKDQWVQLLSGLQHRPLLYALPHLSKEMGLDGAFGWPPVTGGHEITPMVWRQYLTSLYARESVISVAFPAFRDIYKQAQLHDSYGSIDARNGQTFAETFALAQKSNSQIIQIATWNDYGEGTVIEPTKASGYRYLEHVQRNAKSQLPYGPKDLRLPVTLYQLKKRYARDPNRMKQLQMATDLLFAGKCTEAQAAMEAASKGG
- a CDS encoding 3-hydroxyacyl-ACP dehydratase FabZ family protein — its product is MPPRPLYDIENLDFDNPLYTIDDIRKINPQRHEMEQLTAVVYVDRETNGLVGYKDVTDKEFWCTGHMPGFPLMPGVILCECAAQLAGFYARKFDLLGGEYLGFGGMEDVRFRKSVFPNSRLVLAVQTTKIRTGKRVEFDFQGFVDGGMVFNGSMIGVPINRGTPL